In the genome of Caenorhabditis elegans chromosome IV, the window ATGAGAGTATGGATGGAAAACGTTGACTAAGAAATGATGtgccaaaagtttttcattCTTTGATCCATACCAGATACTATATATATGCTATTGTTTCAATTTCGCTGCTCAGAATCTTGGTTGTCTTTAGTTTTgacaaaaagttgtcaactgaaattgtttttttattctcCTTAAAATCAACCAAGATATAATCTCATAGAGGGAACAATGGTggtgcagcactaatagagacaATACAGTATTTAGTCTATGTAAGAATTTGGAAGAGTTGGACCAAACTGTCGACTTCTAATGGGAATAGAATAAGCAAACTTTTTGGGCAAATTGAGCAAAAGTTATAGTTCTctgtttcagatttcaaatcaTCGTTTTCACGTCGGTGCAGGCATTTAACTAAATGCTTGAGAGTTTTGAACTAGTGACATCCAGAACTCAAACTTCTGTAATAAACGTTTCTAACTTTACATTCTAATAATGCTTCTCAGATAATTCCACAGAAAACACAccccaaaatattttatacatCGGACGAAACGCTCTCTACAAAATGTTCTTTGAGGAATCCCAGATTAAAGATGTAATCTCCAAAACAGGTGCCTTTGTGTTATCTCATTTTCATCCAGATTTCCCTTTCCGAAGTACATCGGTCTCGGTCAGTGTACATTTATTTCCACCTGAAAATGTGTCGAAGAAAtgttattttagttttttgcgCATCCTTCGCCTTATTCTttacttttattatttttggtaGATATCCGGGCGGTCGATTTGCCGTTCTTTATGAAAATGCAACTGGACCATCTGAGACACGGCCATTGAAAGCATTTATATCTTCGTCTTATTTTTATCCAACTTCCAAAAGgtaaataattccaaaaataactaCTAGTCACAATtcgtcaaaattaaaaaaaaaacaactgaaataaataaatatcatcccaccaatttcttaaatttcttaaaaacaaaattttatttctaagCTTCTGAAAAAACCACAAGGTATTAAAAACCCTAGGGATTTGTTTAAATACACTCGTGAAATTTAACacgatcaaaaataaaataaaaacaatttaaagtttttagacaaaaatttggtgaatTGCCCaactttccaacaaaaaaatgttatttaaaatttcgagcAGCATTGCCGCAGGTTTCACTCCCTATAGTGTTCTAATAGTCAACGCATAGTCAGAATATGGCAAGCTGCCATTGGCAACCATAGAGACAGCATTTTTTTGgccgaccaaaaaattaaggttataccattttttgactgtaaataagtaagtttcaaaatattttttaaagttttaccacagtattttggcattttattatAGGAATGCCTTTTAACATTTACAAATACgtagaaaagttcaaataacATGAAGGCGCTTCCATAACGCCTCGACAGGGTGAAATTTCtagttgttttttaatttatttaaaaatctaaactaAAATCAccaatttaatttcagtttggGTGACAATGCACTGGCTCTCGTGATGAGTGTAAATCTTGTACAAACACCAAGTTTTCTCACTCCATACTTCCAAGAAATTGTAATTTCTGCAGAGAATGCAACGTCCAGTGCTGTAGTGAGTACGCCATTCTTTAggtaaatgttttgaattttttcttaaagttttcaaataatttcagaataattccCCATGAGCAATGTCAAATTATGACCATCTTTGCCACGGCTCAATTATTGCCAAATGTGAAACGAATTCAAATGGTCTCACATGATGGTTTGACCGATGTAAGTATTttatgattattttaaaaaaattaagaatacaGTGAAATTAGATGTAGTAATTTCATAAATGcaatataatttcagattccgTTCTCACCTCCTTCTGCAATAAAACGAGATGTAGTTATGTGTATTGCTCCATTATTTGTCAGTGAACAATggcaaaactttttatttgcaGTTCATATTTATAAAAAGTAAGTTGATTACTAAAATCTTgcttgaaactattttttaatttactgaaaattgtttccgaTTTCTTAGAACGTACGGAAATGTTTTGTCGCCTGCTTCTAGTTTTATCAATAATTCTTTAAAGTAGTTTCTGTGTTAGGTAGGCATTTATATTAATTCATATTAATTTTCTAAGAATTAACATGCGAATGAAATAAGCATGTCTGTTTGGTTGTAGGCACGTGTGTAGGCATAGGCAGACCGCCTAGGtaaccaaattaaaaataaacaagcaACTGAACCAGTACTACAATTTTgccagtttcaaaattaaaaaatatatgtatctTCAGATATGGTGGCTTCATGAATTTGTACCTAATCAGCAcaattaatacattttttgctgTTATGAAAGAATATGAAAAAGAGGTAagctaataattttttaattccatcaatttttcttattttaggGTTACATGAAAGTTCAACCATGGCCAAAAGTGAATTTCCCAGGAGTTCCAATGGATATTGCAGATACACACGGACAAATTGAATTTAGAAGTCAAACAGCAGCACAAACTGATTGTTTATTACAATACAAGGTTTTATCTAAAActcttttgttttaattatcaaCTTGTTCAGGAATCTGCACAATACCTTGCTTTCTTGGATTTGGACGATGTTCTGATTCCGAGAATAGCTCCGACATATATTGAagaatttcaaagaattattAAGGGAAAGAAACCTTTAGCTTATTTTCTGTATCACAAGGAAAATTACGAAGCTTTTGTGACACCAAATAGctctcaattttcattgaaaaatatgttcgGCAGTTTGAAATGCAGAAACTTTGTAAGTTTCATAATctcttttataaaaatattatttggaTCAGTGTTAATGTTTCAGAGAGAAACAGGAAAAAGTGTAATTGATCCACAAAACGCCAATTACACGTGGCTTCATTATCCACCGGTTCTAGTGAATGGATTGGAAAAATATGAGGTTGAGGAGAATGTGATTACCCATTTGAAGACAATTAATTGGGTGAGTTTTtaaatcaatgtttttctttttttgtagttttattaATATGAGTCATGAAACTGTAAGAGTAGTAGAAGCACATAGACAACACTTTTCATCAAATCAgagatatttttttcaggttgaaGACGAAGTAAAAACCGGAAATGGCACAATTATTGAGCCAATGTACTATGACAATTCATCTGCCACAATAATTTCTAGCAAAGATATCAAAGATATTGAAGATGATCTACAAAGAATGAGAAATAAACCAGAAATAAAGAAACTATTCGCagaacttccaaaaattcgatacTATTCGGATCTCGTTCTCAAATGCTACAACGAAAAGTTCTATGACTATTTTTATTCAGGAAGatatgaaaaaatcacttgtCCTGGACCACAGTATTGCGATTTCAAGCAGCATCCGGATATCACGTGTATGCGTGTAAATGCAACACATATTGAACGAGAAACGTTGTCTCCAGTCACTTATTATTATGCAAAAGATCCTTATTTTACTGATAAAATGGGTTGTTATGCACATTAGAATATGTTTTGATATACATTTGTTTTAGAAATaaagattttattgaaatgcatattttttcaaaagtcaaaaaaactTGGGAGATAATTTGGAGATAACATTTTAAGATATATAACCAAATACCAGAACATCTAATGAATAGGCAACAAATGAAATAATTCTATACAGTAATCTCTAACTCCACATTGTTTGTAATACAGTGGACTTGGGACgtcattttttcctaaacGCTACGATATTATGGAACcaaagaaaatttgtaaaacttCGTGTCTCAGAAACAGTAGGGAACGTCATGTTGGATTCCAGTCTTTTGGTAGGATTTCCATaaacaaaattggttttaagTTATACGAAAATTCTGTACTTTTCTGGTAGTATTGATACGGTATCCACGACCAGGGAACAAAGGTGATCATGCCAGGctgaaactggaaaatttcttATACAGTACACAAGTTGCACTATAATTTGGTAATATTTTAATATGCACAGTTGCAAAATGAGAATACTAGATATCACACAGAAAACATGTTGaagcttttgaaaagttatctGTTCAATCACTTGCCAGATTTGTtactgagaaaatatttttaaaaatttggcattttttggtcTAACTCGGTATTTCACTGAATGTTGCTAACTGATACCTGATTCATtagcagaaaattgaaatctctGTCCCAATCTATTAATGTTATAAACAAGAATGTGTACGCAAAAAGAGAATTTCGTAGATCTCATAAATCGAGTCTTCTCCACCTAACAAAGAACAATGAGTCCATCATCTACCGTATTTTTGTGTTCTTACCTGATGAGATCA includes:
- the gtnt-13 gene encoding Glycosyltransferase family 92 protein C33H5.2 (Confirmed by transcript evidence) gives rise to the protein MCRRNVILVFCASFALFFTFIIFGRYPGGRFAVLYENATGPSETRPLKAFISSSYFYPTSKSLGDNALALVMSVNLVQTPSFLTPYFQEIVISAENATSSAVVSTPFFRIIPHEQCQIMTIFATAQLLPNVKRIQMVSHDGLTDIPFSPPSAIKRDVVMCIAPLFVSEQWQNFLFAVHIYKKYGGFMNLYLISTINTFFAVMKEYEKEGYMKVQPWPKVNFPGVPMDIADTHGQIEFRSQTAAQTDCLLQYKESAQYLAFLDLDDVLIPRIAPTYIEEFQRIIKGKKPLAYFLYHKENYEAFVTPNSSQFSLKNMFGSLKCRNFRETGKSVIDPQNANYTWLHYPPVLVNGLEKYEVEENVITHLKTINWVEDEVKTGNGTIIEPMYYDNSSATIISSKDIKDIEDDLQRMRNKPEIKKLFAELPKIRYYSDLVLKCYNEKFYDYFYSGRYEKITCPGPQYCDFKQHPDITCMRVNATHIERETLSPVTYYYAKDPYFTDKMGCYAH